The Papaver somniferum cultivar HN1 chromosome 3, ASM357369v1, whole genome shotgun sequence genome includes a region encoding these proteins:
- the LOC113359424 gene encoding LRR receptor-like serine/threonine-protein kinase, whose protein sequence is MPGVGRGLYVRPGLSSSDFLTELCQIDSLEGLDVSVNSLSSIPDVFISDCGKLNGLKKLNFSLNKLSGGLPNLTGFSSLEILQLSENQFEGPIPDELFSHQKLTVIDLSNNRMSGVLSNSIGNPSKLDTLLLSYNNLSGEIPKSLSNIKTLSRLAANHNNFTGMIPSGISQYVQSLDLSSNNLELGNCVKLALLDLSQNRLSGPLPKEFGNLRQLQVLNLHFNQVSGEIPNQISQMQYLSVLNISQNSLAGSIPASISNLTGLINVNLQDNKLNGSVPESFSNLEFLIELQLGKNCLSGNIPPNLQIALNLSSNCFEGTIPETLGNLPFFKPFIVIDISGNKDLTNSPNNNSTTDDTSLNPINSITVVILTAVISVVLGVSIAITVVLLVNNTSGRKKKISVNRVILVQVISVVHGVAITITINLLVISKYYGFDDENTSSIK, encoded by the exons ATGCCTGGTGTGGGACGGggactatacgttcgcccgg GTCTTTCTAGTTCTGATTTTCTCACTGAATTATGCCAAATTGATTCATTAGAGGGTCTTGATGTCTCAGTAAACTCTTTATCTTCAATCCCAGATGTGTTTATATCAGATTGTGGAAAACTTAATGGATTAAAGAAGTTGAATTTTAGTCTGAACAAACTATCTGGAGGTTTGCCTAATCTTACTGGGTTTTCTAGTTTGGAAATTTTGCAGCTTTCAGAGAATCAATTTGAGGGTCCTATTCCTGATGAGCTCTTCAGTCATCAAAAACTAACTGTGATTGATCTTAGTAATAATAGAATGTCCGGGGTTCTCTCAAATTCAATTGGAAATCCCTCTAAACTGGATACTCTACTCCTTTCTTATAATAACTTGAGTGGTGAAATCCCCAAAAGCCTTTCCAATATCAAAACCCTATCCCGTCTTGCTGCAAACCATAATAACTTTACCGGCATGATTCCTTCTGGAATTTCTCAGTATGTGCAGAGCTTGGATCTCAGTTCCAATAATCTG GAGTTGGGAAACTGTGTGAAATTAGCATTATTAGACCTGTCTCAGAATAGATTATCTGGTCCATTACCAAAGGAGTTCGGTAACCTTCGTCAGCTTCAGGTTCTGAACCTTCACTTCAACCAGGTGTCCGGGGAAATTCCTAATCAGATATCACAAATGCAGTACTTGTCAGTGTTAAACATAAGTCAGAATTCTCTTGCTGGTTCAATTCCAGCATCGATTTCAAACTTAACGGGACTCATAAACGTCAATCTACAAGATAATAAGCTCAATGGTTCGGTACCAGAATCGTTCAGTAACTTGGAGTTTCTAATAGAACTCCAACTGGGAAAGAACTGTCTCAGTGGAAACATTCCACCAAATTTGCAGATTGCACTTAATCTTAGTAGCAACTGCTTTGAAGGAACAATCCCTGAAACACTTG GAAATCTCCCATTCTTCAAGCCATTCATTGTAATTGATATCTCTGGAAATAAGGATCTCACTAATTCACCTAACAATAACTCAACTACTGATGATACTTCTTTGAATCCGATAAATTCAATTACTGTGGTTATTCTAACAGCAGTTATAAGCGTTGTGCTCGGCGTTTCTATAGCAATTACGGTTGTTTTACTTGTCAACAATACTTCCGGACggaaaaagaaaatttcagtCAATAGGGTTATTCTTGTTCAAGTTATAAGTGTTGTTCACGGTGTTGCTATTACAATTACGATCAATTTACTTGTCATCTCAAAGTACTATGGGTTTGACGATGAAAACACATCAAGCATCAAATGA